One window from the genome of Bacillus mesophilus encodes:
- a CDS encoding YvrJ family protein, whose protein sequence is MDQMLPFVSDVGFPIVVTLYLLHRIEAKLTTLNDSIQGLPDKLK, encoded by the coding sequence ATGGATCAAATGTTACCATTTGTTAGCGATGTTGGATTTCCTATCGTTGTAACACTTTACTTATTGCATAGGATTGAAGCCAAGCTAACAACATTGAATGATTCGATTCAAGGACTGCCAGATAAGTTGAAGTAG
- a CDS encoding ATP-binding protein, protein MSTKVTSIGLKGLEGYRVQVEVQVKSGLESIVIVGLPDASVKESKERVSAALNSIGFPLLDMKVTINLSPAEQKKNGPLFDLAIAIGMLKAGNFLQSSVLEDAGMIGALSLDGTIHPVEGMIAAVLAAKRLKLKKLYLPFDPNLPHIEIPDLEFVYIQTIQDVIAALHGQQCLPFLPPVNQTNESITIERDFNQIIGHTFAKRALEIAASGGHYVLMDGPPGCGKSLLAETFPSILPPLSKEEQLEKVSLYQLVGAPPNSLTLPRYRHPHHSASAVSIIGGGTNPKPGEVSLAHHGVLFLDELGEFSKKTLDMLRQPLENEKAVRGDRDFVPHLNYLI, encoded by the coding sequence ATGTCAACAAAAGTAACCAGTATTGGTCTTAAAGGTCTTGAAGGATACCGAGTTCAAGTAGAGGTACAAGTGAAAAGCGGTTTAGAGTCAATCGTGATTGTAGGATTACCAGATGCTTCTGTGAAGGAATCAAAGGAGCGGGTTTCAGCAGCCCTAAATAGTATTGGGTTTCCTCTCTTAGATATGAAGGTGACGATCAATCTATCACCGGCGGAACAAAAGAAAAATGGGCCACTATTTGATCTAGCCATTGCAATAGGAATGTTAAAAGCAGGAAACTTCTTGCAGAGTTCTGTACTAGAAGATGCTGGTATGATCGGAGCTTTATCATTAGACGGTACTATCCATCCGGTTGAGGGAATGATTGCCGCGGTCCTTGCTGCTAAACGATTAAAATTGAAAAAGCTTTACCTTCCCTTTGACCCCAATCTCCCTCATATCGAAATCCCCGATTTAGAGTTTGTTTATATTCAAACCATCCAGGATGTAATTGCAGCCCTACACGGACAGCAGTGTCTACCCTTTTTACCTCCTGTTAATCAAACCAATGAATCTATTACGATTGAACGAGATTTCAACCAAATAATTGGACATACTTTTGCTAAAAGAGCATTGGAGATTGCTGCAAGTGGTGGACATTATGTGCTCATGGATGGTCCACCTGGATGTGGAAAAAGCCTATTGGCAGAAACCTTTCCCTCCATTCTTCCACCACTATCGAAAGAGGAACAGCTTGAGAAAGTTAGCCTTTATCAATTAGTGGGAGCACCGCCAAATTCACTAACTTTACCTCGTTATCGTCATCCTCATCATTCTGCTTCAGCCGTTTCCATCATAGGTGGTGGGACCAACCCAAAGCCTGGTGAAGTTTCACTCGCTCACCATGGGGTCCTTTTCCTAGATGAACTAGGGGAGTTTTCGAAAAAGACACTCGACATGCTGAGACAACCTTTAGAAAATGAAAAAGCGGTACGAGGGGACAGGGACTTTGTTCCACACTTAAATTATCTAATATGA
- a CDS encoding tetratricopeptide repeat protein: MAVITNLDYVVDQISGGLEENNYQQVVPLAVSIINECREMPISELRKWMDRLDDESMMHVVRAFDAGLMERYSQFLIRYRYKNHPSSLSRIMYSYELMDKSQFVQVEELLLQILTEEADTLNVRELRYAYHAMINVLVEMRRFNEASKYLNKLAEIADEPIHDRFSNYYLSLGDWEKAEYYANKGLEECRKPQYSYLILQTIYTAQGKIEEALELINKGIEQVPYYMPLYLEKAKKLRQLNEVTSFLDIKKQIDEYSPYQLYRTILNYSFGVMLYQHTEFDQFIPFAKEHAKIFKGTPYELADSPLSLEKIVKLPTKTRLQKYNYCVPATLEMLLERYGVQRNQDEIAQQVYHISGSSLNATTKYLDSNGMASQHFFGSVELFKQLTDKNVSVFISVNYPTSSHVQLLVGYDENLKAFYIQDPSIADVITISYQDLEKEYGNNQVHSIAVIPKKEATKLEILSKEQHQLVEEMLYFLDSLEKNDDNVKKQFYTFVEKNKHHLYVAATAVRLLHLEEEESLLTSCVQSIKTSYGEVDYFHLVCAQAYVKAGKYPEARNLLEKVEKKRSHFYYYLQGRILYDQDQYRDAINHFKEAINLEPDHYDSWSYLAICHHCIEETEIALNYSGASLDINSRDYWNRMNHGMLLFDTDQFDEARQLYNEILRDFKYDAYAWFERARCDRRLEKPRRAIRGLRVAKKLLPSAPFPYIEMANILAFTYQNTVEAVTGLKLGLKKVKDSYLLYMKMGEIYEEDGSLKKAKKVYEEARQQHPKDSSPLLALIKVMSQLNQSEEAITLLKEQSDIFTEDLEFLMTGGEWLFTTSEKEEDKELSLKWVEAGILLADRSDNISAACDLYVRLIEETPFNERGREVLQHLLKDKYPDRIDLICYIGCLFEKDGKVETAIEYYNHALSINEDTFPLYRLGEVCISQDDFEGAKHYYKEALKLDPMFTAAYIRLASIAEEEENQKEEYNNLFQILKVSPFDLNLSHFAHLSAQLGKLTEVVEYVQSIQGQVEESWRLYVLAQCANADGNLELQQQYLESALNIDPHHSALLENYAAVLLQQKRYDDSLSIILQLLARGVEQRDLYVHLVDYIVETKVWKKSCIRMINELDFSPSEKSLVCMFTAYELEQRLLQLKQKETTWIQSFAHTKEVKLYEQNVIELYRMGYTVDSENLQTLIWLFEYYNSQGEIDKTIREANAVMDKGWSFDLGYYLAQTLINKYLEVEHKEKEKAYLRAEEYLHACLEEQPEHPGVHYILGRLYHEWNQLDQAERELEIAIALDPSDADFYYESSRVQEKLGKFQQAEELARMTIQLKPQFLLGYNQVSILLHQQGRTQEALEVIEELLELDNEIPIAHYNKACYLSILGEQLEVAFEHLRISIENDADGYFKNLSKDDTDLENLRMNAVTSQRVKRLLR, translated from the coding sequence ATGGCTGTCATTACTAATCTTGATTATGTAGTTGATCAGATAAGCGGTGGGTTAGAAGAAAATAATTATCAACAAGTAGTTCCACTTGCTGTAAGTATTATTAATGAATGTAGAGAAATGCCCATTTCTGAACTTAGAAAATGGATGGATCGTTTAGATGACGAAAGTATGATGCACGTAGTTAGAGCCTTTGATGCGGGGTTAATGGAACGGTACAGTCAGTTCTTAATTAGGTATCGATATAAGAACCATCCATCTTCTTTATCTCGAATCATGTATAGCTATGAGTTAATGGATAAAAGCCAATTCGTTCAGGTAGAGGAACTACTTCTTCAAATCTTAACCGAGGAAGCTGATACATTAAACGTAAGAGAATTAAGATACGCTTATCATGCCATGATTAATGTGCTTGTTGAAATGCGGAGGTTCAATGAAGCAAGTAAATATCTTAACAAATTAGCGGAGATTGCAGATGAACCAATTCATGATCGCTTTAGTAATTATTATTTAAGCTTAGGGGATTGGGAAAAAGCTGAGTATTACGCTAATAAAGGTTTGGAAGAATGCAGAAAACCGCAATATAGTTATCTCATCTTACAAACCATTTATACAGCGCAAGGAAAGATAGAAGAGGCGCTAGAGCTCATAAATAAGGGAATTGAACAAGTGCCTTATTATATGCCACTTTACCTAGAGAAAGCCAAAAAGCTTAGGCAGCTGAATGAGGTTACTAGTTTCTTAGACATAAAGAAACAAATCGATGAGTATTCACCTTATCAGTTGTACCGAACCATTTTAAACTACTCTTTTGGGGTCATGTTATATCAACATACTGAGTTTGATCAGTTTATTCCATTTGCAAAGGAACACGCTAAGATTTTTAAAGGAACTCCCTATGAGTTGGCAGATTCTCCTCTTTCACTAGAAAAAATAGTGAAATTGCCAACCAAGACGAGACTTCAAAAATATAATTATTGTGTACCGGCAACGTTAGAAATGCTTTTAGAACGATATGGTGTTCAAAGAAATCAAGATGAAATAGCTCAACAAGTGTACCATATTAGTGGTTCAAGTCTTAATGCAACCACAAAATACCTAGATTCTAACGGCATGGCAAGTCAGCACTTTTTTGGTAGTGTTGAGCTTTTTAAACAATTAACAGACAAAAACGTGTCTGTGTTTATATCTGTCAATTATCCAACCTCTTCACATGTTCAATTGCTTGTTGGCTATGATGAAAACCTAAAAGCTTTTTATATACAAGATCCGAGTATAGCTGATGTGATCACGATTAGCTACCAAGACCTGGAGAAGGAATATGGAAACAACCAAGTCCACTCGATTGCTGTCATTCCTAAAAAAGAGGCTACTAAACTAGAGATACTTTCAAAAGAACAACATCAGTTAGTAGAAGAAATGTTATATTTTCTAGATTCTCTAGAGAAAAATGACGACAACGTTAAAAAGCAATTTTATACATTTGTAGAAAAGAATAAACACCATTTGTATGTGGCTGCAACAGCTGTTCGATTACTGCACCTTGAGGAAGAGGAGTCTTTATTAACCAGTTGCGTTCAGTCCATTAAAACAAGTTATGGAGAAGTCGATTATTTTCACCTGGTATGTGCCCAGGCATACGTAAAAGCTGGGAAATATCCTGAAGCAAGGAACCTACTAGAAAAAGTTGAGAAAAAGCGGAGTCATTTCTATTACTATTTACAAGGAAGAATCTTGTATGATCAAGATCAATATAGGGATGCAATCAACCATTTTAAAGAAGCCATTAACTTGGAGCCGGATCACTATGATTCCTGGTCATACTTAGCTATCTGTCATCATTGTATAGAGGAAACGGAAATAGCTCTTAACTATTCTGGGGCTTCGTTAGATATAAATAGCAGAGATTATTGGAACCGTATGAACCATGGAATGTTACTATTTGACACAGATCAATTTGATGAGGCTAGACAACTATATAATGAAATTTTAAGAGATTTTAAATATGATGCTTATGCATGGTTTGAACGAGCTCGTTGTGACAGAAGACTGGAAAAGCCAAGACGAGCAATACGAGGATTACGAGTAGCCAAAAAGCTCCTACCTTCTGCTCCTTTTCCATATATTGAGATGGCCAACATCCTTGCGTTTACGTATCAAAATACAGTTGAAGCTGTGACAGGCCTAAAGCTTGGACTGAAAAAGGTTAAGGACAGCTATCTTCTATACATGAAAATGGGAGAAATATACGAAGAGGATGGATCCCTAAAAAAGGCCAAAAAGGTCTATGAAGAAGCAAGGCAGCAACATCCCAAGGACTCATCACCTTTATTAGCCCTTATAAAAGTAATGAGTCAATTAAACCAAAGTGAAGAGGCTATTACACTATTAAAAGAACAAAGTGACATATTTACGGAAGACTTAGAATTTTTAATGACCGGAGGAGAATGGTTATTCACTACTAGTGAGAAAGAGGAAGATAAAGAGCTTTCACTTAAATGGGTTGAAGCGGGAATATTGTTGGCTGATCGTAGCGATAACATAAGTGCAGCTTGTGACCTATATGTAAGACTAATAGAAGAAACACCATTTAATGAGCGTGGAAGAGAGGTTCTACAGCATCTTCTCAAAGATAAGTATCCGGACCGTATAGATCTCATTTGCTACATCGGATGTTTATTTGAAAAGGATGGAAAAGTGGAGACAGCAATCGAGTATTACAATCATGCTCTATCCATAAACGAAGACACGTTTCCGTTATACCGTCTAGGTGAAGTATGTATAAGCCAGGATGATTTTGAAGGGGCAAAGCACTACTATAAAGAAGCACTAAAGCTTGATCCCATGTTTACAGCAGCATATATACGTCTAGCGAGCATTGCAGAGGAAGAGGAAAATCAAAAGGAAGAGTATAACAATTTGTTCCAAATTCTGAAGGTTAGTCCTTTTGACCTCAATTTATCTCATTTTGCGCATTTATCAGCTCAGCTAGGAAAACTCACGGAAGTTGTAGAATATGTACAATCCATTCAAGGGCAGGTTGAAGAATCTTGGCGTTTATATGTACTTGCTCAATGTGCGAATGCAGACGGAAACCTAGAGCTTCAGCAGCAATATTTGGAGAGTGCGTTAAACATTGATCCTCACCATTCAGCTTTATTAGAAAATTACGCAGCTGTATTGCTGCAGCAGAAAAGATATGATGATTCACTATCCATTATTCTGCAGTTACTAGCAAGAGGCGTGGAACAACGGGACCTATATGTGCATCTGGTGGATTATATTGTTGAAACAAAGGTATGGAAGAAATCGTGTATCAGAATGATTAACGAGCTTGATTTTTCGCCAAGTGAGAAAAGCTTAGTATGTATGTTCACAGCCTATGAATTAGAGCAACGCCTTCTTCAACTAAAGCAAAAAGAGACAACGTGGATTCAATCATTTGCGCACACAAAAGAAGTGAAGCTTTATGAACAAAATGTGATTGAGTTATACAGGATGGGCTACACGGTGGACTCAGAGAATTTACAAACGTTAATTTGGTTATTTGAATACTACAACAGCCAAGGAGAAATCGACAAAACCATCCGTGAAGCAAATGCTGTCATGGATAAAGGATGGAGCTTTGACCTAGGGTATTACCTAGCCCAAACCCTTATTAATAAATACTTGGAAGTCGAGCATAAAGAGAAGGAGAAAGCGTACCTAAGGGCGGAAGAATATCTTCATGCTTGTTTAGAAGAGCAACCAGAACATCCAGGTGTCCATTATATTCTCGGAAGGCTCTATCATGAATGGAACCAATTAGACCAAGCTGAAAGAGAGCTGGAAATAGCCATTGCGCTTGATCCAAGTGACGCTGATTTCTATTATGAAAGCAGCAGAGTTCAGGAGAAGCTAGGGAAGTTTCAACAAGCTGAAGAGCTAGCTCGAATGACCATCCAGCTTAAACCCCAATTTCTACTAGGCTACAACCAAGTTAGTATTCTCTTACATCAACAGGGAAGAACGCAAGAAGCCCTAGAGGTCATAGAAGAGCTTCTAGAATTGGACAATGAAATTCCGATTGCTCATTACAATAAGGCTTGTTATCTATCTATTCTAGGAGAACAACTGGAGGTAGCTTTCGAGCATTTAAGGATTTCGATTGAAAATGATGCGGATGGGTACTTTAAGAACCTTTCTAAGGATGATACGGATTTAGAGAATTTGAGAATGAATGCGGTGACTTCGCAGCGGGTTAAGAGGTTGTTGAGGTAG
- a CDS encoding YifB family Mg chelatase-like AAA ATPase: protein MSTKVTSIGLKGLEGYRVQVEVQVKTGLESIVIVGLPDASVKESKERVSAALHSMGFPLLDIKVTINLSPAEQKKNGPLFDLAIAIGILKAGNFLQSSVPEDAGFIGALSLDGTILPVEGMIAAILAAKRLKIKQLYLPFDPNLPRIEIPDLELVYIQSIQDVIAALNGQQFLPFLPPVNQTDESITIERDFNQIIGHAFAKRALEIAASGGHYVLMDGPPGCGKSLLAETFPSILPPLSKEEQLEKVSLYQLAGVPSNSLTLPPYRHPHHSASAVSIIGGGTSPKPGEVSLAHHGVLFLDELGEFSKKTLDMLRQPLENEKVTISRVHSTVTYPAKFIFIAAMNPCPCGYLGSSKQYCTCTEKQIKSYKGRVSGPILDRIDILLTLEPVKLKGNDFTGIESSADIRARVIAARERQYARYGRDICNGKVSFEQLIRTSPLTNTQQQRLQQLSMKYGLSNRVQIKLIRLARTISDLKGEGTISNGSLEEAMRLRKMESQLHQIMGGSPQVRISEST from the coding sequence ATGTCCACAAAAGTGACCAGTATCGGTCTAAAAGGTCTCGAAGGTTATCGGGTTCAAGTAGAGGTGCAAGTGAAGACCGGCTTAGAGTCGATTGTCATTGTAGGGTTACCTGATGCCTCTGTAAAGGAATCAAAGGAGCGAGTTTCAGCAGCATTACATAGTATGGGTTTTCCTCTCTTAGATATTAAGGTGACCATTAATCTATCACCGGCGGAACAAAAGAAAAATGGGCCACTATTTGATCTAGCCATTGCGATTGGAATATTAAAAGCAGGTAACTTCTTGCAAAGTTCTGTACCGGAAGATGCTGGTTTTATCGGAGCTTTATCATTAGACGGGACCATTCTTCCGGTTGAGGGAATGATTGCCGCAATCCTTGCTGCTAAACGATTAAAAATAAAACAGCTTTATCTTCCCTTTGACCCGAATCTACCTCGTATTGAAATCCCCGATTTAGAGCTTGTTTATATTCAATCTATTCAAGATGTAATTGCAGCCCTCAACGGACAGCAGTTTCTACCTTTTTTACCTCCTGTTAATCAAACCGATGAATCTATCACAATCGAACGAGATTTCAACCAAATTATAGGCCATGCTTTTGCTAAAAGAGCATTGGAGATTGCTGCAAGTGGTGGACATTATGTGCTTATGGATGGTCCACCTGGATGTGGAAAAAGCTTATTGGCAGAAACCTTCCCGTCCATTCTTCCGCCACTATCGAAAGAGGAACAGCTGGAGAAAGTTAGCCTCTATCAGTTAGCAGGGGTACCTTCAAATTCCCTTACGTTACCTCCCTATCGTCATCCTCATCACTCTGCTTCAGCCGTTTCTATCATAGGTGGTGGTACCAGTCCAAAGCCTGGTGAAGTTTCACTCGCTCACCATGGGGTCCTTTTCCTAGATGAACTAGGAGAGTTTTCGAAAAAGACACTCGACATGCTGAGACAACCTTTAGAAAATGAAAAAGTAACAATCAGCCGTGTCCACTCCACGGTCACTTACCCAGCAAAATTTATTTTTATTGCTGCCATGAATCCATGTCCTTGTGGATACCTAGGGTCTAGTAAGCAGTACTGTACATGCACAGAGAAACAAATTAAATCGTATAAAGGTCGAGTCTCTGGTCCTATTCTAGATCGTATAGATATTTTACTAACGCTTGAACCGGTCAAACTAAAAGGAAATGACTTTACAGGAATAGAGTCATCAGCTGATATAAGAGCTCGGGTGATCGCTGCAAGGGAGAGGCAATACGCTCGCTACGGAAGGGATATTTGTAATGGAAAAGTATCCTTCGAGCAGTTGATAAGAACAAGTCCACTCACTAACACGCAACAACAACGATTACAGCAGTTATCGATGAAGTATGGGCTCAGTAATCGAGTTCAAATCAAGCTTATTCGCTTGGCTAGAACGATTTCTGATTTAAAAGGAGAAGGGACTATATCTAATGGATCGTTGGAAGAAGCGATGAGATTAAGGAAGATGGAATCTCAGTTACATCAAATAATGGGAGGTAGTCCCCAAGTACGAATCTCTGAATCGACTTGA
- a CDS encoding magnesium chelatase domain-containing protein, which produces MSTKVTSIGLKGLEGYRVQVEVQVKSGLESIVIVGLPDASVKESKERVSAALHSMGFPLLDMKVTINLSPAEQKKNGPLFDLAIAIGILKAGNFLQSSVPEDAGLIGALSLDGTILPVEGMIAAILAAKRLKLKQLYLPFDPNLPHIEIPDLGHEGTGTLFHKGSVF; this is translated from the coding sequence ATGTCCACAAAAGTGACCAGTATCGGTCTAAAAGGTCTTGAAGGTTATCGAGTTCAAGTAGAGGTGCAGGTGAAGAGCGGCTTAGAGTCAATTGTGATTGTAGGGTTACCTGATGCCTCTGTAAAGGAATCAAAGGAGCGAGTTTCAGCAGCATTACATAGTATGGGTTTTCCTCTCTTAGATATGAAGGTGACGATTAATCTATCACCAGCGGAACAAAAGAAAAATGGGCCACTATTTGATTTAGCCATCGCAATTGGAATATTAAAAGCAGGAAACTTCTTGCAGAGTTCTGTACCAGAAGATGCTGGTCTTATCGGAGCTTTATCATTAGACGGGACCATTCTCCCGGTTGAGGGCATGATTGCCGCAATCCTTGCTGCTAAACGATTAAAACTAAAACAGCTTTATCTTCCCTTTGATCCGAATCTACCTCATATCGAAATCCCCGATTTAGGGCACGAGGGGACAGGAACTTTGTTCCACAAAGGGTCGGTGTTTTAA
- a CDS encoding transposase: MYAYGLMGNHVHLLIKEGVEKLEIVMRRLGASFVYWYNMKYDRSGHLFQDRFRSEVVEDVNYLLNVLRYIHQNPLKAGMVKKISTYKWSSYSEYVTNCSMIDRDFILRIFHNNPKEALTLFIEFHQKQSDGKFLDVSENKRLTDKEAIDIIKHICHVNHSIDLQKIKRDERDHYLRTLRKQGLSTRQIARLTGISRGVILKA; this comes from the coding sequence ATTTATGCCTATGGTCTTATGGGCAACCATGTTCACCTTCTGATTAAGGAGGGAGTAGAAAAGTTAGAAATTGTGATGAGGAGACTAGGGGCAAGCTTTGTCTATTGGTACAACATGAAGTATGACCGTAGTGGACATTTATTTCAGGATCGATTTAGAAGTGAAGTCGTTGAAGATGTTAACTACTTATTAAATGTTCTTAGATACATTCACCAAAATCCTCTTAAGGCAGGTATGGTCAAGAAGATTTCTACCTATAAATGGAGCAGTTATTCTGAATATGTGACCAACTGTAGCATGATTGACAGAGATTTTATTCTGCGAATCTTTCACAATAATCCTAAAGAAGCTTTAACGTTATTTATAGAGTTTCATCAAAAACAAAGTGATGGAAAATTTTTAGATGTATCTGAAAATAAAAGACTTACAGATAAAGAGGCAATCGATATCATTAAACATATATGTCACGTAAATCATTCCATTGATCTTCAAAAGATAAAGAGGGATGAAAGAGATCATTACTTGAGAACTTTAAGAAAACAGGGGTTATCTACAAGACAAATTGCAAGACTAACGGGCATCAGCAGAGGTGTGATCCTTAAAGCATAA
- a CDS encoding GDP-mannose 4,6-dehydratase, with amino-acid sequence MNYKQLDPSKTYLVTGAAGFIGYYLSKKLLEQRCRVIGVDNINDYYDVNLKYTRLDRLAPYENFTFVKGDISDKETITRLFEEYRPNYVINLAAQAGVRYSIENPDVYIQSNIIGFYNIIEACRNYPVDHLVYASSSSVYGANKKVPFEESDQVDNPVSLYASTKKSNELMAHTYSHLYKIPATGLRFFTVYGPMGRPDMAYFGFTDKFFAGESIKIFNNGDFENDLYRDFTYIDDIVEGIERLLTVPPTGEVKHKVYNIGNNNPEKLMVFIETLEKCLSNTLGQAVEFNKVFEPIKPGDVPATYASTDLLQEAVGFKPKTSIEEGLQRFVDWYVEYYEVEEKALEKVNSYS; translated from the coding sequence TTGAATTACAAGCAGTTAGATCCTAGTAAAACTTATCTAGTAACAGGTGCAGCTGGCTTTATAGGTTACTATCTATCTAAAAAATTACTGGAACAAAGATGTAGAGTCATAGGTGTTGATAATATTAATGACTATTACGATGTGAACTTAAAATATACTAGATTAGATCGATTGGCTCCTTATGAGAACTTTACATTTGTAAAGGGAGATATCTCAGATAAGGAAACCATTACAAGACTATTTGAGGAATATAGACCTAACTATGTTATTAATTTAGCTGCACAGGCAGGAGTACGCTATTCTATTGAAAATCCAGATGTCTATATCCAAAGCAACATTATTGGCTTTTACAACATCATAGAAGCTTGTAGGAATTACCCAGTAGATCACCTTGTATATGCTTCTTCCAGTTCTGTATATGGGGCAAATAAGAAAGTGCCATTTGAAGAGTCTGATCAAGTAGACAACCCGGTATCTTTATACGCATCAACCAAAAAATCAAATGAACTAATGGCTCATACATATAGTCATTTATACAAGATCCCTGCAACTGGATTACGATTCTTTACCGTCTATGGTCCAATGGGTAGACCAGATATGGCCTATTTTGGCTTTACTGATAAGTTCTTTGCAGGTGAATCTATCAAAATATTTAATAATGGTGACTTTGAGAATGACTTATACCGTGATTTCACCTATATAGACGATATTGTTGAAGGTATTGAACGACTTCTTACTGTACCACCAACTGGAGAAGTAAAGCATAAAGTATACAACATAGGTAACAACAATCCAGAGAAACTTATGGTGTTTATTGAGACATTGGAGAAGTGCTTAAGTAATACTTTAGGGCAAGCAGTTGAGTTTAATAAAGTATTTGAACCGATTAAGCCAGGTGATGTTCCGGCTACTTATGCATCAACAGACCTGTTACAGGAAGCTGTAGGGTTTAAACCTAAGACTTCTATTGAGGAAGGGTTGCAGAGGTTTGTGGATTGGTATGTGGAGTATTATGAGGTTGAGGAGAAGGCTTTAGAGAAGGTTAATTCATATTCATAA
- a CDS encoding UDP-glucose dehydrogenase family protein encodes MYKIAVAGTGYVGLVAGVCFAEVGHQVTCVDIDESKVSLMKSGVSPIYETGLEELMQKNYEAGRINYTTDYQAAYKDADAILIGVGTPEQPDGSANLSYIATVARQIAESVEKDCLVVVKSTVPVGTNDKVEQFIQDFLVNDVRVEVASNPEFLAQGSAVHDMLHAERIIIGTESKWAEELLMKIYEPFHLPIVSVNRRSAEMIKYASNDFLALKISYMNDIANLCELVGADIKDVAKGMSFDERIGSKFLNAGIGYGGSCFPKDTKALDYIARQNGYDLKTVKAAIDVNTEQKTMLYKKASKRLITFNGLKVAVLGLTFKPGTDDLREAASLENVPLLLEQGANIYAYDPVGAENFAKVYPEGKNGRGSITYVSNIEQALEGANVCFIFTEWGEVKAVTPETYKKLMRTPLVLDGRNIYNVNEMEEMGVEYHSIGRRSTKPSVKESKPLELQAVRS; translated from the coding sequence ATGTATAAAATCGCAGTAGCAGGAACAGGTTACGTCGGCTTAGTTGCGGGCGTTTGTTTTGCTGAGGTTGGCCATCAAGTAACCTGTGTTGATATTGATGAAAGTAAAGTGAGTTTAATGAAGTCTGGTGTTTCACCAATTTATGAAACAGGTTTAGAAGAGTTAATGCAAAAGAATTATGAAGCCGGAAGAATTAATTATACAACGGATTATCAAGCGGCTTATAAAGATGCAGATGCCATTCTTATTGGTGTAGGCACACCAGAGCAACCTGATGGATCTGCTAATCTATCATATATTGCAACTGTTGCAAGGCAAATTGCTGAATCGGTAGAAAAAGACTGCTTAGTGGTTGTAAAGTCGACAGTCCCAGTAGGAACCAATGACAAGGTAGAACAGTTTATTCAGGATTTTTTAGTTAATGATGTGAGAGTAGAGGTAGCATCAAATCCCGAGTTCTTGGCACAGGGATCAGCTGTACATGATATGTTACATGCAGAGCGAATTATTATTGGAACAGAAAGTAAATGGGCTGAAGAATTGCTGATGAAAATATATGAGCCGTTCCACTTACCGATTGTTTCAGTAAATAGAAGGTCAGCTGAAATGATCAAATATGCATCCAATGATTTTCTTGCTTTAAAAATCTCATATATGAACGACATAGCTAATCTTTGCGAATTGGTTGGAGCGGATATCAAGGATGTAGCTAAGGGAATGAGCTTTGATGAGCGTATTGGAAGTAAGTTTTTAAATGCAGGGATTGGCTATGGTGGATCATGTTTCCCTAAAGACACAAAAGCACTAGATTATATTGCTAGACAAAACGGTTATGATCTTAAAACCGTTAAGGCTGCTATAGATGTAAACACGGAACAGAAAACGATGCTATATAAGAAAGCTAGTAAAAGGCTGATTACCTTTAATGGTTTAAAAGTTGCCGTGCTAGGGTTAACATTTAAGCCCGGTACAGATGATTTACGAGAAGCTGCTTCGCTTGAAAATGTACCTTTATTATTAGAACAGGGTGCGAATATATATGCATATGATCCGGTAGGAGCGGAGAACTTTGCAAAAGTTTATCCAGAAGGTAAGAATGGCAGAGGTAGCATTACATATGTCTCCAATATAGAGCAAGCTCTTGAGGGTGCGAATGTCTGCTTTATCTTTACTGAATGGGGAGAAGTGAAAGCAGTAACACCTGAAACATATAAGAAGCTAATGAGAACTCCTTTAGTATTGGATGGAAGAAATATTTATAATGTCAATGAAATGGAAGAAATGGGTGTGGAATATCATTCAATCGGAAGACGTTCAACAAAACCTAGTGTAAAGGAGTCGAAGCCTCTTGAATTACAAGCAGTTAGATCCTAG